One part of the Humulus lupulus chromosome 9, drHumLupu1.1, whole genome shotgun sequence genome encodes these proteins:
- the LOC133800521 gene encoding cysteine-rich receptor-like protein kinase 29 isoform X3 → MATMASLFSPLLLCWIFIILFPTQATAEKCLDETGNYILNSTYHDNLKHIFSTLRSSQNDNNGYGFYNLSYGNASNQIYAIGQCRADVMPDSCQRCFNDSTHNLQKQCPNQKEAVEWLNECVLHYSNRSLLGVMDVLPLYCLLNPGNVSPDAMEGYFQALKRLFINLKSLAAAGGSLRKFAAANVTVPPGYNNIYALVQCRPDLSQMDCNHCLDEAFRNSLTCAAGKRGGHVFLGTSCIFWYEETLFYNYTAVQNFQLPLIPPSQPPTTASPPLSLSNTGKKRTKSNTLARTIVIVVVSTFVFVGLFIFTCVRLRPWRRVNKFCPKEEIVSVESLQYSFETIKTATDNFSERNKLGQGGFGVVYKGRLSDGQDVAVKRLSLGPSAQGDLEFKNEVMLVSKLQHRNLVRLLGFCLEGNEKLLVYEFVQNSSLDHLIFDEEMNPKISDFRTAKHFVVDQTHDNTSRIVGTYGYMTPEYVLHGQFSVKSDIFSFGVLLLETVGGQKINYFRQEENSTEGLLNYTWRNWREGKASNMVDPLMRVGPGSEIARYIHIGLLCVQGSIANRPTMNTIILMLNSNSVSLPVPSNPAFSIHSNIQSDFNSRMNHSKRDDELVNASVDEASITELSPR, encoded by the exons ATGGCAACGATGGCATCACTATTTAGTCCCCTGCTCCTTTGTTGGATCTTCATAATTCTCTTCCCTACACAAGCCACAGCAGAAAAATGTTTAGACGAAACAGGTAACTACATTCTTAACAGTACCTACCATGATAACCTCAAGCACATCTTCTCAACTCTTCGCAGCTCCCAAAACGACAACAATGGCTACGGCTTCTATAATCTCTCTTACGGCAATGCCTCCAACCAAATTTACGCAATTGGACAATGCCGGGCAGATGTCATGCCTGACAGCTGCCAGAGATGTTTTAATGACTCTACACATAATCTACAAAAGCAATGCCCCAATCAGAAGGAGGCAGTCGAATGGTTAAACGAGTGTGTGTTGCACTACTCTAACCGCTCCTTGCTCGGTGTCATGGACGTGTTGCCACTATATTGTTTGCTTAACCCCGGAAACGTTTCACCCGATGCTATGGAGGGATATTTCCAAGCTCTAAAGAGGTTGTTCATTAACCTGAAAAGTCTAGCTGCGGCTGGTGGTTCTCTTCGAAAATTTGCTGCTGCAAATGTAACAGTTCCTCCAGGGTATAACAACATATATGCACTTGTTCAGTGCAGACCTGATTTGTCCCAGATGGATTGCAACCATTGTTTGGATGAAGCATTTCGGAATAGTTTGACATGCGCTGCTGGCAAGAGAGGGGGACATGTATTCCTCGGCACCAGTTGTATTTTTTGGTATGAGGAAACCCTCTTCTATAATTATACGGCCGTTCAAAACTTTCAGCTACCTTTAATCCCACCTTCACAACCACCAACAACAGCATCTCCTCCTCTGTCATTATCAAACACCGGCAAGAAAA GAACGAAGAGTAACACATTAGCTAGAACAATCGTTATTGTTGTTGTGTCTACTTTTGTCTTTGTGGGCCTATTCATATTCACCTGTGTGCGTTTAAGACCGTGGAGGAGAGTGAACAAATTTTGTCCAA AAGAAGAAATTGTTAGTGTGGAATCCTTGCAATATAGTTTTGAGACAATCAAAACTGCTACGGATAATTTCAGTGAGAGAAATAAGCTTGGACAAGGTGGATTTGGTGTTGTTTACAAG GGGAGGCTTTCTGATGGACAAGATGTAGCAGTGAAAAGATTATCTTTGGGACCATCAGCCCAAGGTGATCTCGAATTCAAGAATGAGGTAATGCTAGTGTCCAAGCTTCAACATCGCAATCTTGTGAGACTTCTTGGTTTCTGCTTAGAAGGAAATGAAAAGCTTCTTGTCTATGAATTTGTTCAAAACTCAAGTCTTGATCACCTCATATTTG ATGAGGAAATGAATCCAAAGATATCAGATTTCAGAACCGCgaaacattttgttgttgatcaAACTCATGACAACACAAGTCGAATAGTGGGAACATA TGGATATATGACTCCGGAGTATGTCTTGCATGGACAATTTTCAGTCAAATCTGATATATTTAGTTTTGGGGTGTTACTTTTAGAAACAGTAGGCGgacaaaaaattaattattttcgtCAAGAAGAGAATAGTACAGAAGGCCTTTTAAACTat ACATGGAGAAATTGGAGGGAAGGAAAGGCTTCAAATATGGTGGATCCATTAATGAGAGTTGGGCCAGGCTCTGAAATAGCCAGATATATTCACATAGGTTTGTTGTGCGTCCAGGGAAGTATAGCTAACAGACCAACTATGAATACTATCATCCTTATGCTAAATAGCAACTCGGTTTCTCTTCCAGTCCCCTCAAACCCAGCTTTCTCTATTCACAGCAACATTCAATCAGATTTCAATTCAAGAATGAATCATTCCAAGAGGGATGATGAGCTTGTTAATGCATCTGTCGATGAAGCTTCAATCACTGAACTTTCCCCTCGCTAG
- the LOC133800521 gene encoding cysteine-rich receptor-like protein kinase 44 isoform X1, producing MATMASLFSPLLLCWIFIILFPTQATAEKCLDETGNYILNSTYHDNLKHIFSTLRSSQNDNNGYGFYNLSYGNASNQIYAIGQCRADVMPDSCQRCFNDSTHNLQKQCPNQKEAVEWLNECVLHYSNRSLLGVMDVLPLYCLLNPGNVSPDAMEGYFQALKRLFINLKSLAAAGGSLRKFAAANVTVPPGYNNIYALVQCRPDLSQMDCNHCLDEAFRNSLTCAAGKRGGHVFLGTSCIFWYEETLFYNYTAVQNFQLPLIPPSQPPTTASPPLSLSNTGKKRTKSNTLARTIVIVVVSTFVFVGLFIFTCVRLRPWRRVNKFCPKEEIVSVESLQYSFETIKTATDNFSERNKLGQGGFGVVYKGRLSDGQDVAVKRLSLGPSAQGDLEFKNEVMLVSKLQHRNLVRLLGFCLEGNEKLLVYEFVQNSSLDHLIFDPRKRKNLNWDRREKIIKGIARGLLYLHEDCHLRIIHRDLKASNILLDEEMNPKISDFRTAKHFVVDQTHDNTSRIVGTYGYMTPEYVLHGQFSVKSDIFSFGVLLLETVGGQKINYFRQEENSTEGLLNYTWRNWREGKASNMVDPLMRVGPGSEIARYIHIGLLCVQGSIANRPTMNTIILMLNSNSVSLPVPSNPAFSIHSNIQSDFNSRMNHSKRDDELVNASVDEASITELSPR from the exons ATGGCAACGATGGCATCACTATTTAGTCCCCTGCTCCTTTGTTGGATCTTCATAATTCTCTTCCCTACACAAGCCACAGCAGAAAAATGTTTAGACGAAACAGGTAACTACATTCTTAACAGTACCTACCATGATAACCTCAAGCACATCTTCTCAACTCTTCGCAGCTCCCAAAACGACAACAATGGCTACGGCTTCTATAATCTCTCTTACGGCAATGCCTCCAACCAAATTTACGCAATTGGACAATGCCGGGCAGATGTCATGCCTGACAGCTGCCAGAGATGTTTTAATGACTCTACACATAATCTACAAAAGCAATGCCCCAATCAGAAGGAGGCAGTCGAATGGTTAAACGAGTGTGTGTTGCACTACTCTAACCGCTCCTTGCTCGGTGTCATGGACGTGTTGCCACTATATTGTTTGCTTAACCCCGGAAACGTTTCACCCGATGCTATGGAGGGATATTTCCAAGCTCTAAAGAGGTTGTTCATTAACCTGAAAAGTCTAGCTGCGGCTGGTGGTTCTCTTCGAAAATTTGCTGCTGCAAATGTAACAGTTCCTCCAGGGTATAACAACATATATGCACTTGTTCAGTGCAGACCTGATTTGTCCCAGATGGATTGCAACCATTGTTTGGATGAAGCATTTCGGAATAGTTTGACATGCGCTGCTGGCAAGAGAGGGGGACATGTATTCCTCGGCACCAGTTGTATTTTTTGGTATGAGGAAACCCTCTTCTATAATTATACGGCCGTTCAAAACTTTCAGCTACCTTTAATCCCACCTTCACAACCACCAACAACAGCATCTCCTCCTCTGTCATTATCAAACACCGGCAAGAAAA GAACGAAGAGTAACACATTAGCTAGAACAATCGTTATTGTTGTTGTGTCTACTTTTGTCTTTGTGGGCCTATTCATATTCACCTGTGTGCGTTTAAGACCGTGGAGGAGAGTGAACAAATTTTGTCCAA AAGAAGAAATTGTTAGTGTGGAATCCTTGCAATATAGTTTTGAGACAATCAAAACTGCTACGGATAATTTCAGTGAGAGAAATAAGCTTGGACAAGGTGGATTTGGTGTTGTTTACAAG GGGAGGCTTTCTGATGGACAAGATGTAGCAGTGAAAAGATTATCTTTGGGACCATCAGCCCAAGGTGATCTCGAATTCAAGAATGAGGTAATGCTAGTGTCCAAGCTTCAACATCGCAATCTTGTGAGACTTCTTGGTTTCTGCTTAGAAGGAAATGAAAAGCTTCTTGTCTATGAATTTGTTCAAAACTCAAGTCTTGATCACCTCATATTTG ATCCAAGAAAGCGTAAAAATTTGAATTGGGATAGGCgcgaaaaaataataaaaggcaTAGCTCGCGGACTCCTTTACCTTCATGAAGATTGTCATTTGAGAATTATACACCGAGATCTCAAGGCTAGTAACATTTTATTAGATGAGGAAATGAATCCAAAGATATCAGATTTCAGAACCGCgaaacattttgttgttgatcaAACTCATGACAACACAAGTCGAATAGTGGGAACATA TGGATATATGACTCCGGAGTATGTCTTGCATGGACAATTTTCAGTCAAATCTGATATATTTAGTTTTGGGGTGTTACTTTTAGAAACAGTAGGCGgacaaaaaattaattattttcgtCAAGAAGAGAATAGTACAGAAGGCCTTTTAAACTat ACATGGAGAAATTGGAGGGAAGGAAAGGCTTCAAATATGGTGGATCCATTAATGAGAGTTGGGCCAGGCTCTGAAATAGCCAGATATATTCACATAGGTTTGTTGTGCGTCCAGGGAAGTATAGCTAACAGACCAACTATGAATACTATCATCCTTATGCTAAATAGCAACTCGGTTTCTCTTCCAGTCCCCTCAAACCCAGCTTTCTCTATTCACAGCAACATTCAATCAGATTTCAATTCAAGAATGAATCATTCCAAGAGGGATGATGAGCTTGTTAATGCATCTGTCGATGAAGCTTCAATCACTGAACTTTCCCCTCGCTAG
- the LOC133800521 gene encoding cysteine-rich receptor-like protein kinase 44 isoform X2, with protein sequence MATMASLFSPLLLCWIFIILFPTQATAEKCLDETGNYILNSTYHDNLKHIFSTLRSSQNDNNGYGFYNLSYGNASNQIYAIGQCRADVMPDSCQRCFNDSTHNLQKQCPNQKEAVEWLNECVLHYSNRSLLGVMDVLPLYCLLNPGNVSPDAMEGYFQALKRLFINLKSLAAAGGSLRKFAAANVTVPPGYNNIYALVQCRPDLSQMDCNHCLDEAFRNSLTCAAGKRGGHVFLGTSCIFWYEETLFYNYTAVQNFQLPLIPPSQPPTTASPPLSLSNTGTKSNTLARTIVIVVVSTFVFVGLFIFTCVRLRPWRRVNKFCPKEEIVSVESLQYSFETIKTATDNFSERNKLGQGGFGVVYKGRLSDGQDVAVKRLSLGPSAQGDLEFKNEVMLVSKLQHRNLVRLLGFCLEGNEKLLVYEFVQNSSLDHLIFDPRKRKNLNWDRREKIIKGIARGLLYLHEDCHLRIIHRDLKASNILLDEEMNPKISDFRTAKHFVVDQTHDNTSRIVGTYGYMTPEYVLHGQFSVKSDIFSFGVLLLETVGGQKINYFRQEENSTEGLLNYTWRNWREGKASNMVDPLMRVGPGSEIARYIHIGLLCVQGSIANRPTMNTIILMLNSNSVSLPVPSNPAFSIHSNIQSDFNSRMNHSKRDDELVNASVDEASITELSPR encoded by the exons ATGGCAACGATGGCATCACTATTTAGTCCCCTGCTCCTTTGTTGGATCTTCATAATTCTCTTCCCTACACAAGCCACAGCAGAAAAATGTTTAGACGAAACAGGTAACTACATTCTTAACAGTACCTACCATGATAACCTCAAGCACATCTTCTCAACTCTTCGCAGCTCCCAAAACGACAACAATGGCTACGGCTTCTATAATCTCTCTTACGGCAATGCCTCCAACCAAATTTACGCAATTGGACAATGCCGGGCAGATGTCATGCCTGACAGCTGCCAGAGATGTTTTAATGACTCTACACATAATCTACAAAAGCAATGCCCCAATCAGAAGGAGGCAGTCGAATGGTTAAACGAGTGTGTGTTGCACTACTCTAACCGCTCCTTGCTCGGTGTCATGGACGTGTTGCCACTATATTGTTTGCTTAACCCCGGAAACGTTTCACCCGATGCTATGGAGGGATATTTCCAAGCTCTAAAGAGGTTGTTCATTAACCTGAAAAGTCTAGCTGCGGCTGGTGGTTCTCTTCGAAAATTTGCTGCTGCAAATGTAACAGTTCCTCCAGGGTATAACAACATATATGCACTTGTTCAGTGCAGACCTGATTTGTCCCAGATGGATTGCAACCATTGTTTGGATGAAGCATTTCGGAATAGTTTGACATGCGCTGCTGGCAAGAGAGGGGGACATGTATTCCTCGGCACCAGTTGTATTTTTTGGTATGAGGAAACCCTCTTCTATAATTATACGGCCGTTCAAAACTTTCAGCTACCTTTAATCCCACCTTCACAACCACCAACAACAGCATCTCCTCCTCTGTCATTATCAAACACCG GAACGAAGAGTAACACATTAGCTAGAACAATCGTTATTGTTGTTGTGTCTACTTTTGTCTTTGTGGGCCTATTCATATTCACCTGTGTGCGTTTAAGACCGTGGAGGAGAGTGAACAAATTTTGTCCAA AAGAAGAAATTGTTAGTGTGGAATCCTTGCAATATAGTTTTGAGACAATCAAAACTGCTACGGATAATTTCAGTGAGAGAAATAAGCTTGGACAAGGTGGATTTGGTGTTGTTTACAAG GGGAGGCTTTCTGATGGACAAGATGTAGCAGTGAAAAGATTATCTTTGGGACCATCAGCCCAAGGTGATCTCGAATTCAAGAATGAGGTAATGCTAGTGTCCAAGCTTCAACATCGCAATCTTGTGAGACTTCTTGGTTTCTGCTTAGAAGGAAATGAAAAGCTTCTTGTCTATGAATTTGTTCAAAACTCAAGTCTTGATCACCTCATATTTG ATCCAAGAAAGCGTAAAAATTTGAATTGGGATAGGCgcgaaaaaataataaaaggcaTAGCTCGCGGACTCCTTTACCTTCATGAAGATTGTCATTTGAGAATTATACACCGAGATCTCAAGGCTAGTAACATTTTATTAGATGAGGAAATGAATCCAAAGATATCAGATTTCAGAACCGCgaaacattttgttgttgatcaAACTCATGACAACACAAGTCGAATAGTGGGAACATA TGGATATATGACTCCGGAGTATGTCTTGCATGGACAATTTTCAGTCAAATCTGATATATTTAGTTTTGGGGTGTTACTTTTAGAAACAGTAGGCGgacaaaaaattaattattttcgtCAAGAAGAGAATAGTACAGAAGGCCTTTTAAACTat ACATGGAGAAATTGGAGGGAAGGAAAGGCTTCAAATATGGTGGATCCATTAATGAGAGTTGGGCCAGGCTCTGAAATAGCCAGATATATTCACATAGGTTTGTTGTGCGTCCAGGGAAGTATAGCTAACAGACCAACTATGAATACTATCATCCTTATGCTAAATAGCAACTCGGTTTCTCTTCCAGTCCCCTCAAACCCAGCTTTCTCTATTCACAGCAACATTCAATCAGATTTCAATTCAAGAATGAATCATTCCAAGAGGGATGATGAGCTTGTTAATGCATCTGTCGATGAAGCTTCAATCACTGAACTTTCCCCTCGCTAG
- the LOC133800521 gene encoding cysteine-rich receptor-like protein kinase 44 isoform X4: protein MYSSAPVVFFGTKSNTLARTIVIVVVSTFVFVGLFIFTCVRLRPWRRVNKFCPKEEIVSVESLQYSFETIKTATDNFSERNKLGQGGFGVVYKGRLSDGQDVAVKRLSLGPSAQGDLEFKNEVMLVSKLQHRNLVRLLGFCLEGNEKLLVYEFVQNSSLDHLIFDPRKRKNLNWDRREKIIKGIARGLLYLHEDCHLRIIHRDLKASNILLDEEMNPKISDFRTAKHFVVDQTHDNTSRIVGTYGYMTPEYVLHGQFSVKSDIFSFGVLLLETVGGQKINYFRQEENSTEGLLNYTWRNWREGKASNMVDPLMRVGPGSEIARYIHIGLLCVQGSIANRPTMNTIILMLNSNSVSLPVPSNPAFSIHSNIQSDFNSRMNHSKRDDELVNASVDEASITELSPR, encoded by the exons ATGTATTCCTCGGCACCAGTTGTATTTTTTG GAACGAAGAGTAACACATTAGCTAGAACAATCGTTATTGTTGTTGTGTCTACTTTTGTCTTTGTGGGCCTATTCATATTCACCTGTGTGCGTTTAAGACCGTGGAGGAGAGTGAACAAATTTTGTCCAA AAGAAGAAATTGTTAGTGTGGAATCCTTGCAATATAGTTTTGAGACAATCAAAACTGCTACGGATAATTTCAGTGAGAGAAATAAGCTTGGACAAGGTGGATTTGGTGTTGTTTACAAG GGGAGGCTTTCTGATGGACAAGATGTAGCAGTGAAAAGATTATCTTTGGGACCATCAGCCCAAGGTGATCTCGAATTCAAGAATGAGGTAATGCTAGTGTCCAAGCTTCAACATCGCAATCTTGTGAGACTTCTTGGTTTCTGCTTAGAAGGAAATGAAAAGCTTCTTGTCTATGAATTTGTTCAAAACTCAAGTCTTGATCACCTCATATTTG ATCCAAGAAAGCGTAAAAATTTGAATTGGGATAGGCgcgaaaaaataataaaaggcaTAGCTCGCGGACTCCTTTACCTTCATGAAGATTGTCATTTGAGAATTATACACCGAGATCTCAAGGCTAGTAACATTTTATTAGATGAGGAAATGAATCCAAAGATATCAGATTTCAGAACCGCgaaacattttgttgttgatcaAACTCATGACAACACAAGTCGAATAGTGGGAACATA TGGATATATGACTCCGGAGTATGTCTTGCATGGACAATTTTCAGTCAAATCTGATATATTTAGTTTTGGGGTGTTACTTTTAGAAACAGTAGGCGgacaaaaaattaattattttcgtCAAGAAGAGAATAGTACAGAAGGCCTTTTAAACTat ACATGGAGAAATTGGAGGGAAGGAAAGGCTTCAAATATGGTGGATCCATTAATGAGAGTTGGGCCAGGCTCTGAAATAGCCAGATATATTCACATAGGTTTGTTGTGCGTCCAGGGAAGTATAGCTAACAGACCAACTATGAATACTATCATCCTTATGCTAAATAGCAACTCGGTTTCTCTTCCAGTCCCCTCAAACCCAGCTTTCTCTATTCACAGCAACATTCAATCAGATTTCAATTCAAGAATGAATCATTCCAAGAGGGATGATGAGCTTGTTAATGCATCTGTCGATGAAGCTTCAATCACTGAACTTTCCCCTCGCTAG